The DNA window CCAAACTAtgtttctatattatttttatagtactTAATTAATCTTCATAGGAACAAAGCTTGACATAATCTATAGATTTGACATATCTAGGCATTAAGGTAGCAATGGCTGGCACAAACATTTTGCTGGTTATGCCTCTCTATATACTTTGGAGAAGACTGTTGACTTTCTCTCATTCTTTATGTTACATCAATATTCTACTATGGTTACCAATCTCTTTGGTTCTTatattttccttcaattcatgCCTAAGCCTTAGTGGATAAGCCTGAACCATTTCCATTGTTTTTAGAAGGTTTAGATGAAGAAATTAGTTATGATAAAGATTGGTTTCTACTACTTCTAAGCTTCCATACTTTCAATTGTCGTGGTTAAAGGAAATTTTCTGTAAGGATAGTTCCTGTAAATTAGCCCAGTATTGGGAAATAAGTActgtgttttttttctttgtgtAGGATGATTAGTACTTATTGATATGCAATTTTTATATGCCAAAATAGGCATCCTCTACCTTCCAGTCCTCACAGATTTGCCACACTCCAGAAGTAGAAAAGTAATAAACTTTATTTATCTGTATATACTAGTCCTATGTAATGACATGCTTATCTGACATGTCCTAAATATAGTAGAAACATTGAGAGGAAACACAGAAAAGAAAGCATGTTGTTTTCGGTGGCATGGTTATGTCttagaaatgaagaaaaaaacattatttttattttttataaatgccATGATGAGCTTCCGTTAAAACAAAAGAgttattaaataaatgaataagcTGTTCATTCTTCTCCTTATAATTGATTTCGCAGGCATCCTTGGAAGTGGACATTGTTGCTTATGGAGGTATACCTTTCTACGGAATAATGAATTAAATTgtacaccttttttttttctttcctttttcctgCTATGGAATTTATACTTTATAGTAAAATTTATAGGATAGAATCGTGTATACTACTTAACAGCTTTCAATAAGAAAAAAAGTTACGAAAATTTTCCTGTTTGATGGAGATTTTGTGAACCCAAATTTTACATTATGCACTATATACGAAAGATTATTCTGTTCGAACACTAAATTTAGATAGACTATCTTAAGAAtttcttatattaataaatatactaattgaatgtgaatttaaatgttttgataggTTCCGAACCCCACTCTGCTGTTATAGAGAATGAATCTATTCATATTCACACAATGGTATTGTCTGGAGGAATATCGTTGGGCTAAGGTATTATTACTAGGCTATCAATAtctattgtttaatttttttaattaattcgcAGATACAATGGCAAAAGTACTCTCATAGCTTACCGAAGATATTTTATCCACTAATGCTCTTACTGAAGCCAATCATTCAGTTTGTAATACTTCTTTGGTTTCTTTGCTTCAAAGTTCCTCATCCTGATGCCTTCATAGTGCAGGTGAGATTTTATTTTCCACTAGAGAGATCCCAAGTTCTGTTTTCTATATTGTTTAGAGCAAATAGTCTTACTCTTAACTGCTACCGAATGTTGTTGTGTCTtttccaccaaaaattgtagaatcCTTTCGATGGAATCTGTCTTTCAAAGATTTTGATGTACTACCATGGTGTATCAAATTTTTAAGTAGAGATTAACCACAAATTAGCTCTTTCTATTAATTGCTTAAGAGGTTGAAAATAACAATTTTCTAAAGCTCAAGCGATGAGTGGCAGGCTTATGACTTATGAGCAATGATTTCAAAAGAGAGAGAGATAAAGAAAGGAATAGGCAAAAGTGGTTGGTGTACATTTGTTGCTTCTGCATGTGTGAATGAGTTTTTTTGGCTTTGTGGTTGTTTTCCTAGTGGTTCTTATTTATCAagctttttatgatttttaaatgagTTTTAACCAGAGTTATCTCACACTACTGCAGCAAATTTCTTCCTATatatttttgggtttatttttgtaTGTGCATGCAAATGGTTGGGGTGTACACTTGCTACCTCTGCATGTGTGAATAAGTTTTGTTGCTCAGTTTTTGTATtttcaaactttcattttaaCAAGGAGAAAATTTCCACCAAATTCTAGTAGCCATTCTTTTCTAATGAaatgtaaagtttttttttttttgaaacgaAAGAGAGTTCCTATGGTACATTCTTATACATGATCCATATTCTTAAGTAAACACCTTTGTGAATTACATTGATGATTATACTATTATTCAAAATATACCTGTGGTATTATGAACATCATGTAAGGCCAATATGGATAGGTGGTGATGGAACCTTACCATCATAATTTTGTTTTTGGTATGTATGGCATCCTATTTGGATTTGGTCTATTCCACGAGGTAaaactcttttgttttatttgaagTCACTGCTTTCCCAAGTTTCTACCTTAGACCTAGGAGTCGAAAGTCTAGTTCTCACGTGAAACTTTGTAATGTTCTGTAGTTTGTCATGTCTCTCTTAGCATCTTATAATATCTCCGTGGTTATCAGTATCTTGTTTTTTAGTTAGCTGTTTTTTCTCCTCATTGTCGGTTTTAAAGGTTGTAGATGCCTAATTTTTCATTTACATAAATTTTGCTAGGTCTTGCTCTTTCATTGTTTTAAGAAATTCCTTTTTCTCCCTCTGAAACAATCTTgatatttcatccatttgtatAGAATCCTCCTTCTGTTCCAACATTAGTGGCTGTAAAGTGGGCGAGCTCATTGAGAAAGTCGGCATTCATTGTTGATTGGCATAATTTTGGATATACCTTACTTGGATTGTCTGTGGGAAGAAGCAGCCCATTTGTCTCAATATACCATTGGTAAGTTATAAGCCTCCTGTTTGGTATTGTCAAGAGGACCTTTCTTGAGCTGTGCAATGGATGGATCTGGTTTTGAATTTTAAGCATCTGCTTAGGTTTGAGAAGCATTATGGGCAAATGGCAAATGGTTCCCTATGTGTAACAAGGGCAATGCAGCATGAATTAGCTCAAAACTGGGGAATTAGGTAAGATTTCCAGCTCATTGTTggttaattattttcattttctgatGAAATGTTATGGGAAAATGTCTAATTATATTGCATGTGGTTAAATTTATAGAGCGACAGTCTTATATGATCAGCCTCCCGAGTTTTTTTGTCCAACTTCACTTCAGGAGAAGCATAAGGTGAGGTTCATGTTATTGAGTTCTCGTAAAGGTTCGTGCTCTAAGATTTATTTTGTAATGGAGTTCGTTCCTTAGTTGTTTTGCAGATTAAATAGGTATCTTTGTCACCCTCTTGGGGTTCGAGATTGTGTAACTGCTAGTAAGTCtagtaaataatcaaatttattttgattagcAGCCTTAAAGAACACTTTTGACTGATTTTACCCATCATGCAGCAACTACAGGAATTGGGGCAGCTGACCAAAATGAAACATTATTTACAACTCTGGTTGACACTGACATCTTGTTGAAGCCAAATAGGCCGGCTCTTGTTGTAAGCAGTACAAGCTGGTGAGACCATCCTCCATGAATGCCCTATTTGCACTTCTTGCGCTccatatttcttcttttcttttgattctttgttGTACCCTTAGTTGCTCTTGCCTCATTAAACTTTTACCCAGTAAGAGTGATAACGGAAAGAATATTCGAATAGATGTTAGTCTATGGAATATAAAAAATGCTCAAGTTGACAAGTTTTGTTCTTGAAACTTACTTTTTGCatgatatctttttttttaatatgttgcTGACCTATGGTTTTTTCTGAGTACTTCTGATTGAGATTATTTGTGTTTTGGTTGCTTTAGATCCTAGATGGAAGAAGTTTATTTTCTGTTCTATTTTAAGATTACTTAATTTCTCACTTTCaacattttttattcttttattgaaGTATAGTTATGCTCACTGTAGAAGTTTCTCCTATCctattttaagattatttaatTGAACCATTTCCTCCCTTTTATTCAAGTATGCACATGCTTATTTTTGCGTGGTGAGTATTTATAAATCTATTAAGTGATTCATTCTCGAGAATAACATCTTTCCAGGACACCAGATGAAGATTTTGGGATTCTATTGGAAGCCGCGGTGATGTATGATAGACGAGTTGCTGCTCTACTGGATGAAAATGATTCTGCTGATGAAGGGGTCCTCTGGAAGGAGATCTCTGGTGGAAAGCAATATTTGTACCCTAGGTTGTTGTTCATCATTACAGGTAACGGTACTGTATGTCCCAGAAGCACCTGCTTCTGTGCTCCATTGTTTCTTAAAAATTTCCAATATTCATTTAGGCAAAGGACCTGAAAAGGAAAAGTATGAAGAGAAAATAAAGAGGCTAAACCTCAAACGTGTTGCATTTCGTACCATGTGGCTGTCAGCTGAGGAATATCCATTGCTTCTTGGTACGATATTTGTAATCTATTTTCTCTTCCCCTTAGTTCATTCGGAAGAAGGGAAATGTGCTTCATGCTACCTGTTTTACATCCAAGTTCTTGCTTGATTTTACAGGTTCAGCAGATTTAGGTGTTTGTCTGCATACTTCCTCCTCAGGATTAGACCTTCCGATGAAGGTATGTCATTCTGGTGCTCCTGTTAAAGCCTTCTTAGGAAAAGAACATTTGCAGCGATAAACCTTTATCACTCACCGAACTTGTATTGGCTTGTAGGTGGTGGATATGTTTGGTTGTGGGCTTCCAGTATGTGCTGTTTCCTACTCATGGTAAACTTGTGCATTTATCATTCATGGTTTATTGGCTTATAATTTGATACCTTTTAATGCTAAAGTCTATTACTATCTGCTACTGGTTTGACTTCTAAAGCATTGACGAGCTTGTGGAGGTTGAGAAAAATGGTCTGCTCTTTTCATCGTCATCAGAGCTAGCTGATGAGCTTTTGGTAAGTGTTTTGTACTTAACAAAGACAATTGGTACTTGCAAATAAAGGTGGATGACGCACAATATCTTGATACAACCCTGCCTAGGAATCTTAATAAACACAATATATAAAGATagaaacataaacattcataaacataaaCTAGCTTCAATCTAGTTCAACTTGTTTTTTAACTGGTTTGATTGGTTTTTACTAGTTGAACCCTTGTCGGTTTTATGGTACTGGTTGGACTACTGGTTCACGATTCAACCATTCAGTCCAGTCTAGTTTTGATAACCATGCTTGCAACTGACACTTCATTACAGCAAACTCCACATGGAGGTCGAAAATCTCATGAACTTAATCCACATCAACAAACTCCTTGAAATTGAACAATTGATCTTATCATGATGACCCTTGAACCATAGCTCCTTAGGCGCTATGAGCTACACGTTAAGGGGATTGTGTAGCAGTAACATCCCACATCCGTCAAGTATTAGGTTACCTGTGGTCTTATATTGAAGTTGGGTACCTACACCTACTACTAATTGGTGTTAGCTTGTGATTGGCTGTTGAACCTTATTATAAACTGGGACCAGAATAACTAATTAAATAGTTCTTTGTTATTTTGTGACTTACATTTCCTGAGATTGTTACAATGGCGGTTTCTAATATTCCTTGGTTTTCTATTGTACGTATCAACATTGGCAGATGCTCTTCAGGGGATTTCCAAAAGAATGTGATGCTCTGAAATCTCTCAAGAACGGTGCATTGGAAACAGGTTCTTCAGCAAGATGGGCCACTGAGTGGGAAGAACATGCTAAGCCGTTAATATCAGAGGTTATTTAACTCagcaatcttttttttttttttgttctgttCTATTTCCCTTCATATTTTACTTCCACTTTATCTGATGTTTCTCAACAAACTGTCTTATTCATTTCTCTCCTTTTCCTACCATTCAGGGTGTATTACCCCTTTCAGCATGCTTTTTAATAAAAGACAAATGAAAGATTTCCTTTAATTTACCCATTTGTAATTGAATAAATGGACTTCAATTTGCAGGTTATATCCAGAAACTTGAACTAACCTTAACTTCAGCCGTCTTGTGTCAAAGTTAGCCATTCCAGCCAACTGCCTCTGCCACATATGTTAGTTTTTAGTCAAAGCGTTTGCTTCATGGGACATATGCTTACTCCAATTTTCCCAGGGAATATCACAACCCTTTGGTTAGGACTTTAGATTATAGTCCTTATAGTTCCAAAATGACAGTAAGTTTTTATTTGTGGCAGCATACATATGATCGCATGGTTTGGATTTCTCATGTTTATAGGGTGCTTGACTGCTTCAATCCCTgaaatgtattattattaaattgatataaatacATGGTTTCTAGTGATTTTTTACCAGCTGATCATAGTGGGAAAAAAATCACCCACGGTTCCATTTTAACGATTGTTCAGATTAATCAGCGTGCTTGTGATTTGTTACCAATGTGTTATATTGTTGTTTGGTCAGCTTGAGCTTCACGGTAAACTACTTAACCAAATACAGAAATCATTCTGCTACTTAACAATGTATGAGCAGATgaaagtaaaagttttagggggaaagtgggagggagtaaaaattttgggagaaagtaaagaggtttgggagtttagggtaaaaatgtaaaatattataatttggtattcggtttatttgaattatttgagttattcgaatttgaaaaccaaactcgatttgaactcgaaatttgaaaaaaaattgagttgactcgaataatttaattaattcgaataactcgatttgtttaatttgaaatttaaatttttttttattttttcgagtcaaatcgagttttgctcacccttaGTTTACATATGATGTGGAAGTTGATGAAGATCCATAATCATAGGTGTAATAACCcatttcagtgaaatcaaaacagtggtttcgggactacaaattcgagatagaaagaaaatttattttaatattattttatggtctacagtattATAGAAATacagtataaaaattttgttaagaaattttaccttttaatgtctaaattgatgaaaaagatcaaattgcataaagtgcaaaagttgaattctagtagctaaaggtatcaaatagttatggaatttaaaatttgaggtcattatatgataaataaaccatttagaggagttagtagataaggatgattattcatcattggaatttagtaaattattaaggttaattttggaaagtaaataataaaatgatgataaataaataaataaaacaaattttcatcatctttcctaaaataaaatatggataccctagccatggaagcttgaagatagacaagcttattttgcttaattagatccggatagacctagtacgaagttggatcgaggaaaagaaaaagtatcggattagtagcttACAAATCTACGtatacttgtcgaggtaagttcgtgtaactaaattgtatatttgtatgttttgaattgaatattgttaTGTGTGTAAAATGTGTAATTGCCATGTAAAATACTGATCACATATCTGACAAGTATAGAGTCttatttgaaccttagaaatttgatgcatacaaatgacatgtcattaaggattcCTGATTGGTTGttgtcctgcatgtgttgcaaataCACCACAGCTTtcacgagcttcccgttatttaGCTCTTATAAGCATCTCGATATTcggctctcacgagcttctcgATATTtggctctcttgagcttcccgttatatagctCAGAAGAGCTTCCCGTTTACATGCTCGGTTgagcattcctgaatatgaattgacgaattacagttttgtacactttgtgtgtacttcccgtgtatccaacgatattttaaacGATTTAACGGGCACAGTTCTATTACGAGATTATATGATAATGACATGAACTGTTACTGGAATTtatgtgaaatacatgaaaatgatctTACGTGGAAtgggatgatacatgtatatggaacttGCTTGATGATTATGTTTACCCATGTTTATGGAATATTACATGAGAATCACATGGCTAACATGataaggatatgtgtttaggcttttggccaagttAGTTTGGATATtcttgtatgcttaccttatatgtgaaataaaggtaagttaaattccatgttatacgaatttactaagcttaaatgcttactttgtttttttttccctattttatagtaattcggaagctcgaTTTGGTTAGAAGCTGGTCGGAGTtacttcacactatccatcggcccattcggtataaatagtaaactaattttggttataatggcatgtataggttactTTAGCcaaatgttggcatgtaaatgttttgttgtgattagccatttAGATGACTtgtgtttgatatattttgatatttatatataaatggcttatcatgtttgatgtgcgTTTGATATGTTTGAGTGATGGTGAACTTATAAGTATATTGATAATTGGTTTGAATTGGTAAATTTGGCATATATGTTGATTAACATGTTATAAGATGTTATTTGATGTGACTAAAGGCATATTAGTTGTATGTTGTGATAACACATGTTTAGGACATGATTCTAGCTTGATTTAAATGTCTTGTTATGGCTTGGTGGTCTGCAAATTAATGTGTATAGGTTGATGtcaattttgggtgagaaatatggctaggaaaataatctatttttgtccacacgggcagaggcacgggcgtgtgtctcagccgtgtgtgacacatggtcatgtgtcccctgtatctttaatttgcacaaaacagaatgctcatacggcctagcacacgggtgtgtggcttggcggtgtgacctaagtcagagagttatacggagatggacacgggttgggacacggccgtgtgcccctatttcaaatgtccgcacggcttgagacacgggcgtgtgtcccctacaactttgaaaaattttaatattttttgaaaaattctttgagtacctgatttagtcccgatatgtttctaacacgtattttgggccttgagggctcaaagggataatatgtatgattttgattgattttttatatgaatataatatgatgtgaaatttctatctatttgttctgtaaactccagtaatgttctgtgtaaccctattccggcgacggattcgggttaggggtgttacaataggtaAAAGAGAAACTATTAACTAATGAAGAGGAATATGAAAAGCTAGGGGACACGTGCACTTTTGGAGTGTATCACAGGCAGCCATGTGATGTCATTTGTTCACCAGTATGAACATCTTCCTCAATTTTTACTACCCTTTCTAATGAAGAGACAGCTGAAGGAACCAATATAAGCATTATTGAGAAGGAATGTCGGATTTAAAAAACAATTTTCAGCTTTTGTAGTAGCCAATGGAGATCAACAGTCATGGAGAAAAGAGAAACCATTGACCGCTGATGTTGCAGTTTTGAAAGATCACGTCTCTAGTTTCGATGTCACTCGTAAACCTAAGGTTATAGATTTATTAACCCTATCTCCCAGCTACAGAGTCAGGCCATACACCAAGAAAAGAGAAATTTCCAAGTTTTCTCCTTGATATTTGTTTGAGCATAGAATGTTGGACTTGAATTAACAGGAGGATTAAGTGGGCCACGCACCGCCACTCAGTTACTGTTAAGATGCGATAACGGTCCAATTAATATTGAAAATCATGTGGGGTTCGTAAGTCAAACATTCTCGTGCTTTCCACAAAATTTAGTGGTTGTAAACTCTctagttaaattccatattttgtgAACTTGTGTTATGTTTCCATATGTTATAATTCcaattaaaatatcatatatattttctaaactatagtaatataatgtaaaaaataaaaaataattcttatTGATATAGTTTATATATTGTCCTTTGGTACACTAATATGATGACAATTATAATTATTAGGGttcatcaaaaaaaatttataggtTTTTATAAGAACATATTTTCATATTGAATTAGAAATATTCAGCCAAAAGATAATTATATAGTACATTATTATAATacttattaaaataaatgataaaatatgatgACAAAGGTTACCATAAGTACAAATTTTAATTCAGTCTGACAGTTTTAGTTCATGGAATTTAATCTTATAGGTCGACTAAACATCCAAAACTTCTAAAATGAGTTGTATTTGACTTTTAACGAAAAGCCAATTGTAATGGAGAGTATTTATCATAAATTATTGTCATGATGCATACAACTGTCGATTTATGTAAAAATATCatatccttatatatatatacaaaaagttTTGTTCTCAAAATATATGGTTTAGCTACTAACTGGAGGCATATACTTTATAAATTCTACTAAcccattttatacatataaaatgcgggaaaaaattgtatgaaacagtgacgccacGTCATTTGTATCCCtttttccaatagttttatgccacatcaacattttcatcctaaaaaaaatcaaatccaaattaaaatcatgaAATTCAGGATGAAATTGCtatgtggcataaaactattggaaagggaCAATATCCTtgtttcatataatcatttctcATAAAATGCAGGCTTTTGTGATTGTTACTCGCACTAACAATCTAACATTCAATAATCATTGAAAGCTCTCACTAACATTAGTAAAAACTGTCTCGATTGCATAacctgaattttttattttgaaacaaATCATTAAACAATTAATCTCGCAAACGACAAATTGCGATTTGATAACTCACATGTGATTATATTGTAGATGcatctattaaaaattatatcaaaatatccACTTGTTGGATAAATGAGCCCATATTTCTTTCGGAAATGCAAGAGATTCAATCTCAAGTTTTGCCAGTGAGATTCTAATAGTTCATCTTTTTTTAGAACAAACAATGcttgaaaatttttgaagttaAGAATATTTAGGTTCTTTAATGAATATCCATGTAAACTCTACTATTGTCACATCATTATTGATCGGGTTGGTCTAACTGGTCATGCCAACTAATTAGTATATTTGGACTAGTAAACTTCTGATTTATTGTACATGTAATTTAATCATACTAATATATGTATAGTACAAAATAGAGACAAAgaagataattttttaataaaaaattcttacCCAATATGATAGATTTATCTCCTCATCCATTGTCTCAATATGATAgatttatcttttaaaacataataatttcttTGAGACCGATTAAAACATAATGCATTAGTTATCACTTTATTTCTTTGGATAACAATGTGTTAGCTCTTTTGGAGCCTTGAATGAATTTTGTACTATGAAATATTAATATGTTCCATTACCATATTGAACATAGGTAACGATATACTAGTTGTTTTGGAGCCTTAAATCAATTTTGTACCACCAAAGATTGGTTCATTCATTACCAAACAAGAAAAATGCTTATTATCCCTAAAGATAGTATGCATTGTTGTATTGCCTACTGGACATATGTTTCCTTTCCTTTAAGAAGTactaattgaataataaaatttttaagtgcaCGATAGGTaaataaccaatgacttttcataaaTTGTCTCTCTTCTTTGAAGAGTTATATTGATAACTCTTGTTGTTCTATTATTTATCTCTATATCTCCACTTGTAGTGGTGATAAGATTTATTACTAGTAAGAAATCCAATAATTAATTATTAGTGTTAGAATCCACAAAAAGGATGCAATTCATATTTAATGTTTAGATGTACGACAGATACGCAACCAATGGCTTTTCCACATTGATAACATAAATTATCTTCACTCCTTAAAGCGGTCTCTTAGAAATTCTTGTtcttatcttatttattttcattttttctacTCCTAGTGGTGAGAAAAATTAATATGATCatccattttacaattattatataGGCACTTATTACATCCACGTCAAAGATTTCATCTTTATATATTACTACATTCACTTTAGAAATTGAACAAATCTAATAATATAGGTTTTACTTTTTTCATTTAATAGCACGTTTGAtgcatgaaaagatgaaaaagtTCTCTAACAAGTCCGCATCAATAATATTCTTCCTACATAATATTAATTG is part of the Gossypium hirsutum isolate 1008001.06 chromosome D11, Gossypium_hirsutum_v2.1, whole genome shotgun sequence genome and encodes:
- the LOC107900527 gene encoding UDP-glycosyltransferase TURAN isoform X1, which produces MGKRGRACVVVLGDLGRSPRMQYHALSLARQASLEVDIVAYGGSEPHSAVIENESIHIHTMIQWQKYSHSLPKIFYPLMLLLKPIIQFVILLWFLCFKVPHPDAFIVQNPPSVPTLVAVKWASSLRKSAFIVDWHNFGYTLLGLSVGRSSPFVSIYHWFEKHYGQMANGSLCVTRAMQHELAQNWGIRATVLYDQPPEFFCPTSLQEKHKLFCRLNRYLCHPLGVRDCVTATTTGIGAADQNETLFTTLVDTDILLKPNRPALVVSSTSWTPDEDFGILLEAAVMYDRRVAALLDENDSADEGVLWKEISGGKQYLYPRLLFIITGKGPEKEKYEEKIKRLNLKRVAFRTMWLSAEEYPLLLGSADLGVCLHTSSSGLDLPMKVVDMFGCGLPVCAVSYSCIDELVEVEKNGLLFSSSSELADELLMLFRGFPKECDALKSLKNGALETGSSARWATEWEEHAKPLISEVISRNLN
- the LOC107900527 gene encoding UDP-glycosyltransferase TURAN isoform X2; translated protein: MCGGSRGSWSQPSYAVSCPLPCASGVAASLEVDIVAYGGSEPHSAVIENESIHIHTMIQWQKYSHSLPKIFYPLMLLLKPIIQFVILLWFLCFKVPHPDAFIVQNPPSVPTLVAVKWASSLRKSAFIVDWHNFGYTLLGLSVGRSSPFVSIYHWFEKHYGQMANGSLCVTRAMQHELAQNWGIRATVLYDQPPEFFCPTSLQEKHKLFCRLNRYLCHPLGVRDCVTATTTGIGAADQNETLFTTLVDTDILLKPNRPALVVSSTSWTPDEDFGILLEAAVMYDRRVAALLDENDSADEGVLWKEISGGKQYLYPRLLFIITGKGPEKEKYEEKIKRLNLKRVAFRTMWLSAEEYPLLLGSADLGVCLHTSSSGLDLPMKVVDMFGCGLPVCAVSYSCIDELVEVEKNGLLFSSSSELADELLMLFRGFPKECDALKSLKNGALETGSSARWATEWEEHAKPLISEVISRNLN
- the LOC107900527 gene encoding UDP-glycosyltransferase TURAN isoform X3, with product MNLFIFTQWYCLEEYRWAKNPPSVPTLVAVKWASSLRKSAFIVDWHNFGYTLLGLSVGRSSPFVSIYHWFEKHYGQMANGSLCVTRAMQHELAQNWGIRATVLYDQPPEFFCPTSLQEKHKLFCRLNRYLCHPLGVRDCVTATTTGIGAADQNETLFTTLVDTDILLKPNRPALVVSSTSWTPDEDFGILLEAAVMYDRRVAALLDENDSADEGVLWKEISGGKQYLYPRLLFIITGKGPEKEKYEEKIKRLNLKRVAFRTMWLSAEEYPLLLGSADLGVCLHTSSSGLDLPMKVVDMFGCGLPVCAVSYSCIDELVEVEKNGLLFSSSSELADELLMLFRGFPKECDALKSLKNGALETGSSARWATEWEEHAKPLISEVISRNLN